In Actinomycetota bacterium, a single genomic region encodes these proteins:
- a CDS encoding pantoate--beta-alanine ligase, which translates to MARTRADLAAALATPAAGRAPRAVVMTMGALHEGHELLLRAARDRVGPAGAVVATIFVNPLQFGPSEDLDRYPRTFEADVTRCAAAGVDVVFAPAASEMYPQGQPTVTVDPGQLGGELEGAVRPGHFSGVLTVVAKLLHLTAPELAFFGEKDYQQLVLIRRMVAALDFPVTVVGVPTVRDPDGLALSSRNRYLDPQQRALAAAIPRAIAAGVAAAAAGDGAQGVEAAATAVLQAAGGIVVDYVQVRGVDLGPAPAVGEGRLVVAARVGATRLLDNASVDLGPPRPGRPGRTGSGRTDRLVQET; encoded by the coding sequence GTGGCGCGGACCCGGGCGGACCTGGCCGCGGCGCTGGCAACCCCGGCAGCCGGTCGCGCCCCACGGGCCGTGGTCATGACGATGGGCGCCCTGCACGAGGGCCACGAACTCCTGTTGCGGGCGGCACGGGATCGCGTCGGACCGGCCGGTGCGGTGGTCGCCACCATCTTCGTGAATCCGCTGCAGTTCGGCCCGAGCGAGGACCTGGACCGGTACCCGCGGACGTTCGAGGCGGACGTGACCCGTTGTGCCGCAGCCGGTGTCGACGTCGTCTTCGCACCGGCGGCCAGCGAGATGTACCCGCAGGGCCAGCCGACGGTCACCGTCGATCCCGGGCAGCTCGGCGGCGAGTTGGAAGGCGCGGTCCGCCCGGGCCACTTCTCCGGCGTGCTGACCGTGGTCGCGAAGCTGCTGCACCTCACCGCGCCGGAGCTGGCATTCTTCGGCGAGAAGGACTATCAGCAGTTGGTGTTGATCAGGCGCATGGTGGCGGCGCTGGACTTCCCGGTCACCGTCGTCGGCGTACCGACCGTGCGCGACCCCGACGGGCTCGCACTGTCCAGCCGCAACCGCTACCTCGACCCGCAGCAGCGCGCCCTGGCGGCCGCGATCCCGCGGGCGATCGCCGCCGGGGTTGCCGCGGCCGCAGCGGGCGACGGAGCGCAGGGGGTGGAAGCCGCGGCCACTGCGGTGCTGCAGGCCGCGGGAGGCATCGTCGTGGACTACGTCCAGGTGCGCGGGGTCGATCTGGGCCCGGCGCCGGCGGTGGGCGAGGGCCGGCTTGTGGTGGCCGCCCGCGTCGGTGCGACCCGGCTGCTCGACAATGCCTCCGTCGATCTCGGCCCACCTCGACCCGGTCGGCCGGGCCGGACCGGCTCGGGCCGTACCGACCGACTCGTCCAGGAGACCTGA
- a CDS encoding DUF2520 domain-containing protein has translation MSEQAEAPPRLRTGVVGVGRAGAVLAAALARAGHPVVAAYAVSAVSRERAAALLPGVPLVEPAEVLAAADLVWLTVPDDVLPTLVDGLVTTGAVRPGQFLVHASGRYGIAVLDTATAVGALPLALHPVMSFTGTSVDLPRLDGCPFGVTAPEVLRPVAEALVVEMGGEPVWVAEDRRGLYHAALANGSNHLVTLVVQTLDLLAAAGVADPPGLVAPLLSASLDNALRYGDAALTGPVARGDAGTVAAHVREIGAVSPAGLAAYLALARLTADRALAAGRLAPEAAAALLAVLGAAPGPAAGPAGGDR, from the coding sequence GTGAGTGAGCAAGCCGAGGCGCCACCGCGGCTGCGGACCGGCGTCGTCGGGGTGGGCCGAGCCGGTGCCGTCCTCGCGGCCGCGCTGGCCCGCGCCGGGCATCCGGTGGTGGCGGCGTACGCCGTCTCGGCGGTGTCCCGGGAACGTGCGGCCGCGCTGCTGCCCGGCGTCCCCCTCGTCGAGCCGGCCGAGGTGCTCGCCGCCGCCGACCTGGTCTGGCTCACCGTGCCCGACGACGTCCTGCCGACGCTCGTCGACGGCCTCGTGACGACCGGCGCGGTCCGCCCCGGCCAGTTCCTTGTCCACGCCTCCGGCCGGTACGGCATCGCGGTCCTGGATACGGCGACCGCGGTGGGAGCGCTGCCGCTGGCACTGCACCCGGTGATGAGCTTCACCGGGACCAGCGTCGACCTGCCCCGGCTGGACGGCTGCCCGTTCGGCGTCACCGCACCGGAGGTGTTGCGGCCGGTCGCCGAGGCGCTGGTGGTCGAGATGGGTGGCGAGCCGGTCTGGGTGGCCGAGGACCGGCGCGGGCTCTACCACGCAGCCCTCGCGAACGGCTCGAACCACCTGGTCACGCTGGTCGTCCAGACGCTGGATCTGCTCGCCGCAGCCGGCGTCGCGGACCCGCCGGGCCTGGTCGCTCCGTTGTTGTCGGCGTCGCTGGACAACGCCCTGCGGTACGGCGACGCGGCGCTGACCGGCCCGGTCGCGCGCGGCGACGCCGGTACCGTCGCCGCGCACGTCCGGGAGATCGGCGCGGTGTCGCCGGCGGGGCTGGCGGCGTACCTGGCACTGGCCCGGCTGACCGCCGACCGCGCATTGGCCGCGGGGCGGCTGGCCCCTGAGGCGGCCGCGGCCCTACTGGCCGTCCTCGGGGCAGCCCCGGGCCCGGCGGCCGGGCCGGCGGGGGGCGACCGGTGA
- a CDS encoding DUF3180 domain-containing protein: MRPTRLRVLLAVAVVAAAIGWGAVRLVDSLGGRILPVPWTAGAATWLLAAGVGLWALLIRPRLRRAPGAVPLAPIVAARSAALAMAASRTGAAVAGFYAGAAVGLAPMLHIPAAAQRFTAAVVAATGAAALVAVALWLERLCRLPDDHDDDRGDGPSGDGAGGVRGGGAVATVTDRPSSRLLP; the protein is encoded by the coding sequence ATGAGACCGACCCGGCTGCGGGTGCTGCTGGCCGTGGCCGTCGTCGCGGCCGCGATCGGTTGGGGCGCAGTACGTCTGGTGGACAGCCTCGGTGGCCGGATCCTTCCGGTGCCGTGGACGGCCGGCGCGGCGACCTGGTTGCTCGCGGCCGGCGTCGGGCTCTGGGCGCTGCTGATCCGGCCCCGGCTGCGGCGAGCACCGGGAGCGGTCCCGCTCGCGCCGATCGTGGCGGCTCGATCCGCCGCGCTGGCGATGGCCGCGTCGCGGACCGGGGCGGCGGTGGCCGGGTTCTACGCCGGAGCTGCGGTCGGGCTGGCGCCGATGCTGCATATCCCCGCTGCGGCGCAGCGATTCACTGCGGCGGTGGTGGCCGCGACCGGTGCCGCGGCGCTGGTGGCCGTGGCGTTGTGGCTCGAGCGGCTGTGCCGGCTGCCGGACGATCACGACGACGACCGTGGCGATGGCCCGTCCGGTGACGGCGCCGGCGGGGTGCGCGGTGGCGGGGCCGTCGCGACGGTGACCGACCGACCGTCGTCGCGGCTCCTGCCATAG
- the hpt gene encoding hypoxanthine phosphoribosyltransferase has product MDAKDLEGDLASVLIDEETLHRRIGELAAEIDADYAGRQLVLVGVLKGAVMVMADLARALQRPVEMDWMAVSSYGSGTKSSGVVRILKDLDRDIAGRDVLLVEDVIDSGLTLSWLLRNLRSRGPASVEVCTLLRKPDAMKVDLEARYVGFNIPNEFVVGYGLDYGERYRNLRVVGTLAPHVYGG; this is encoded by the coding sequence GTGGACGCCAAGGACCTCGAGGGCGACCTCGCCTCGGTGCTGATCGACGAGGAGACCCTGCACCGCCGCATCGGCGAGCTCGCCGCCGAGATCGACGCGGACTACGCCGGTCGGCAGCTGGTCCTGGTAGGCGTCCTCAAGGGCGCCGTCATGGTGATGGCCGATCTGGCGCGGGCGCTGCAGCGGCCGGTCGAGATGGACTGGATGGCGGTCTCGTCGTACGGATCGGGGACGAAGTCCTCGGGCGTCGTCCGGATCCTCAAGGACCTCGACCGCGACATCGCCGGCCGGGACGTCCTGCTCGTGGAGGACGTCATCGACTCGGGCCTGACGCTGTCGTGGCTGTTGCGCAACCTGCGGTCGCGCGGCCCGGCGTCGGTCGAGGTGTGCACGTTGCTGCGCAAGCCCGACGCCATGAAGGTGGACCTCGAGGCACGGTACGTCGGCTTCAACATCCCCAACGAGTTCGTCGTCGGGTACGGCCTGGACTACGGCGAGCGGTACCGCAACCTGCGGGTGGTCGGGACGCTGGCTCCGCACGTGTACGGCGGCTGA
- the folK gene encoding 2-amino-4-hydroxy-6-hydroxymethyldihydropteridine diphosphokinase has protein sequence MTVRAALALGANLGDRLSALQGAVDLIAGAAGVRLVAISDVVETDPVGGPAQPAYLNAVVVADVDVAPSALLAIAHSAEQAARRTREVRWGPRTLDVDILAVGDVVSDDPVLTLPHPRAHERGFVLVPWAQVDPDFVIPGRGRVAELAAAVGDAGVRHRRDLVLVGAVGGRR, from the coding sequence GTGACCGTGCGCGCTGCGCTGGCGCTGGGCGCCAACCTCGGTGACCGGTTGTCGGCCCTGCAAGGAGCCGTCGACCTGATCGCGGGTGCTGCCGGGGTACGGCTCGTCGCGATCTCCGACGTGGTCGAGACCGATCCGGTCGGTGGCCCGGCGCAACCGGCGTACCTCAACGCCGTCGTCGTGGCCGACGTCGACGTCGCCCCGTCCGCACTGCTGGCGATCGCCCATTCCGCCGAGCAGGCGGCGCGGCGTACCCGAGAAGTACGGTGGGGCCCAAGGACTCTGGACGTCGACATCCTGGCCGTGGGCGACGTGGTCAGCGACGACCCGGTCCTCACGCTGCCGCATCCGCGGGCTCACGAGCGCGGCTTCGTGCTGGTGCCGTGGGCGCAGGTCGACCCGGATTTCGTGATCCCCGGCCGCGGTCGAGTGGCCGAGCTGGCGGCCGCGGTCGGCGATGCCGGGGTACGCCACCGCCGCGACCTCGTCCTGGTCGGTGCCGTCGGTGGCCGCCGATGA
- a CDS encoding VOC family protein, producing the protein MSIQLNHTIVAARDKSAAAQFYSQLLGLPEPQPFGPFMVVELQNAVSLDFVDAGPEITTQHYAFLVGETEFDEILGRIRARGLTYWADPGHHQPHSINHRDGGRGVYWSDPDGHNLEILTRPYGG; encoded by the coding sequence ATGAGCATCCAGCTCAACCACACCATCGTCGCCGCCCGGGACAAGTCCGCCGCCGCGCAGTTCTACAGTCAGCTGCTCGGTCTGCCCGAACCGCAACCGTTCGGACCGTTCATGGTCGTGGAGTTGCAGAACGCGGTGTCCCTCGATTTCGTCGACGCCGGACCGGAGATCACGACTCAGCACTACGCGTTCCTGGTCGGGGAGACGGAGTTCGACGAGATCCTCGGGCGTATCCGGGCCCGCGGCCTGACCTACTGGGCGGATCCCGGACACCACCAGCCGCACAGCATCAACCACCGCGACGGTGGCCGCGGCGTCTACTGGTCCGACCCGGACGGACACAACCTGGAGATCCTCACCAGGCCGTACGGCGGCTGA
- the folB gene encoding dihydroneopterin aldolase, translating into MDVVRLLGVRARGHHGVLAHERRDGQEFVVDAVLGLDTRPAAAADDLALTVDYGALAADLVAAVQRDPVDLIETLAARLVAVCLLRPAVVVAEISVHKPQAPIPVPFADVVVTVRRSRTEPDDAGAR; encoded by the coding sequence CTGGATGTGGTGCGGCTGCTCGGCGTTCGCGCGCGCGGGCATCATGGCGTCCTGGCACATGAGCGGCGCGACGGCCAGGAGTTCGTCGTCGACGCCGTGCTGGGCCTGGACACCCGCCCGGCCGCAGCCGCCGACGACCTGGCGCTGACGGTGGACTACGGCGCGCTGGCGGCCGACCTCGTCGCGGCGGTGCAACGTGACCCGGTGGATCTCATCGAGACCCTCGCCGCCCGGCTGGTCGCCGTGTGCCTGCTACGGCCGGCGGTTGTCGTCGCCGAGATCAGCGTGCACAAGCCCCAGGCGCCGATCCCCGTGCCGTTCGCCGACGTCGTGGTGACGGTACGGCGCAGCCGGACCGAACCGGACGACGCAGGTGCTCGGTGA
- the folE gene encoding GTP cyclohydrolase I FolE, giving the protein MPDGTVVRPFDHDRVVAAVRELLLAVGEDPTREGLRETPERVARAYAETFAGLTMAPEEVLSTTFDLGHDEMVLVKDIELYSTCEHHLVPFHGVAHVGYIPAEDGRITGLSKLARLVDVYAKRPQVQERLTTQVADALVRILDPRGAIVVIECEHLCMSMRGIRKPGAKTVTSAVRGQLRDPATRAEAMSLILGS; this is encoded by the coding sequence CTGCCCGACGGGACCGTCGTCCGCCCCTTCGACCACGACCGGGTGGTCGCGGCCGTCCGCGAACTGCTGCTGGCCGTCGGCGAGGATCCGACGCGCGAGGGCTTGCGGGAGACGCCGGAGCGGGTCGCCCGGGCGTACGCCGAGACCTTCGCCGGCCTGACGATGGCTCCCGAAGAAGTCCTCAGCACCACGTTCGACCTCGGCCACGACGAGATGGTGCTGGTCAAGGACATCGAGCTGTACTCGACCTGCGAACACCACCTGGTGCCGTTCCACGGTGTGGCGCACGTCGGCTACATCCCCGCGGAGGACGGCCGCATCACCGGGCTGTCCAAGCTGGCTCGGCTCGTGGACGTCTACGCGAAGCGGCCGCAGGTGCAGGAGCGGCTGACCACCCAGGTCGCCGACGCCCTCGTGCGGATCCTCGACCCGCGCGGCGCGATCGTCGTCATCGAGTGCGAGCACCTGTGCATGTCGATGCGAGGCATCCGCAAGCCCGGCGCGAAGACGGTGACCAGCGCGGTCCGTGGTCAGCTGCGCGATCCGGCCACCCGTGCCGAAGCGATGTCGCTCATCCTGGGGTCGTGA
- a CDS encoding type 1 glutamine amidotransferase — MPRWVCLQHVRYESPAGWAETLAAAAVPLEVCHVATDPLPDPDDGDLAGLLVMGGPMYARDDDRHEWLAGERRLIATLQHRGTPIIGVCLGAQLTAAALGAAIDRGGHTELGIAPVSWTEAARDVFGAALPAEVLHWHDDAIASGVGTTLASTPITACQAAAIGNSVLLQFHIEIRPADLAGLAGHLPPGMVIDPVALAAAQDGWADLRRRILAHVTTAAGG, encoded by the coding sequence ATGCCACGGTGGGTCTGCCTGCAGCACGTCCGCTACGAGTCGCCGGCCGGCTGGGCCGAGACGCTGGCTGCCGCAGCAGTACCCCTCGAGGTCTGCCACGTGGCGACCGACCCGCTGCCGGACCCCGACGACGGGGACCTCGCGGGGTTGCTCGTCATGGGGGGACCGATGTACGCCCGCGACGACGACCGTCACGAGTGGCTCGCCGGTGAGCGGCGGCTCATCGCCACGTTGCAGCACCGGGGCACGCCGATCATCGGGGTGTGCCTGGGGGCCCAACTCACCGCAGCCGCCCTCGGCGCGGCCATCGACCGCGGCGGCCACACCGAACTGGGCATCGCGCCGGTGAGCTGGACCGAGGCGGCGCGCGACGTGTTCGGCGCTGCGCTGCCGGCCGAGGTGCTGCACTGGCACGACGACGCCATCGCCAGCGGCGTCGGAACGACGCTGGCCAGCACGCCGATCACCGCCTGTCAGGCGGCGGCGATCGGCAACTCGGTCCTGTTGCAGTTCCACATCGAGATCCGTCCGGCGGACCTTGCCGGGCTCGCCGGGCACCTGCCGCCCGGCATGGTGATCGACCCGGTCGCCCTGGCGGCTGCGCAGGACGGCTGGGCCGACCTTCGCCGGCGGATCCTCGCTCACGTCACCACGGCAGCCGGCGGCTGA
- the folP gene encoding dihydropteroate synthase: MGVLNVTPDSFSDGGRYLDPVAAVRRGTELYAAGADLVDVGGESTRPGAARVGHDEELRRVLPVIRGLVGAGVPVSIDTMSAAVATAAVDAGSCLVNDVSGGLADARMHPTVADLPVPYVAMHWRGHSAGMAALATYDDVVADVCAELAARLADADRAGLALDRIVVDPGLGFAKTATHNWALLRRLDALRALGRPVLVGASRKRFLGDLLATDGAPRPVADRDDATAAISALAASAGAWCVRVHDVRASADAVRVVTAWQSGTAREGGTAREGGTAREGETVSEGRTVSEGGTVSEGGTSWEGGQS, encoded by the coding sequence ATGGGCGTCCTCAACGTCACCCCCGACTCGTTCTCCGACGGCGGCCGCTACCTCGACCCGGTCGCCGCGGTACGCCGCGGCACCGAGCTGTACGCCGCCGGCGCCGATCTGGTCGACGTGGGCGGGGAGTCGACCCGGCCCGGCGCCGCCCGGGTCGGCCACGACGAGGAGCTGCGGCGGGTGCTGCCGGTGATCCGGGGTCTCGTCGGCGCCGGCGTACCGGTCAGCATCGACACCATGAGCGCAGCCGTCGCCACCGCAGCCGTCGACGCAGGCAGCTGCCTGGTCAACGACGTCAGCGGGGGACTTGCCGACGCCCGGATGCATCCGACGGTTGCCGACCTGCCCGTGCCGTACGTCGCCATGCACTGGCGCGGCCATTCGGCGGGTATGGCCGCGCTCGCGACGTACGACGACGTGGTCGCCGATGTCTGCGCGGAACTCGCCGCCCGGCTGGCAGACGCCGACCGGGCCGGCCTCGCGCTCGACCGGATCGTCGTCGATCCCGGGCTGGGTTTTGCCAAGACCGCAACGCACAACTGGGCCCTGCTGCGGCGGCTGGATGCACTGCGGGCGCTGGGCCGGCCGGTGCTCGTCGGCGCATCGCGGAAGCGCTTCCTCGGTGATCTGCTGGCGACCGACGGTGCTCCGCGCCCGGTCGCCGACCGCGATGACGCGACCGCGGCGATCAGCGCGCTGGCGGCGTCCGCCGGCGCGTGGTGCGTTCGGGTGCACGACGTACGGGCCAGCGCCGACGCAGTCCGCGTCGTCACTGCCTGGCAAAGCGGAACTGCCCGGGAAGGCGGAACTGCCCGGGAAGGCGGAACTGCCCGGGAAGGCGAAACTGTTTCAGAAGGCAGAACTGTTTCAGAAGGCGGAACTGTTTCAGAAGGCGGAACCTCCTGGGAAGGCGGCCAGTCGTGA
- the hflB gene encoding ATP-dependent zinc metalloprotease FtsH — protein MDVRRIIRGPIFWVVLAVVLVLVGSNLVSGIGGPTQVDTSQAITEIQQNQVSQATLVDREQRLELVLTNGDKQTTQFINGQGVRLQELLQSKVDAGQLTSYKVTVPQDSVLVTLLVSLLPIAIIVLLLFFFMSQMQGGGNRIMNFGKSKAKALNKDMPKTTFADVAGAEEAVEELQEIKEFLQEPARFQAVGAKIPKGVLLYGPPGTGKTLLARAVAGEAGVPFFSISGSDFVEMFVGVGASRVRDLFEQAKASAPAIVFVDEIDAVGRHRGAGLGGGHDEREQTLNQLLVEMDGFDVAGGVILIAATNRPDILDPALLRPGRFDRQIAVESPDLTGRFAILQVHARGKPLAPGVDLMAVARRTPGFTGADLANVLNEAALLTARSHATLIDDRALDEAIDRVIAGPQRRTRVMDDHEKKITAYHEGGHALVAAALPDNDPVHKITILPRGRALGYTMVLPDADRYSTTRSQMLNQLAYMLGGRAAEELVFHDPTTGASNDIEKATSVARAMVTQFGMTERLGAIRYGQEQGEVFLGRDMGHVRDYSEEIAAAIDEEVRKLVDTAHHEAYEVLVANRDVLDHLVLELLEKETLDKADVERIFAPVVVRDTRPAWTGSTRRRPSDRGPVLTPRERLADQGGAAAHGTPVNGTPANGSTEGAGSTTASGAPASGAPANGSAPAPTGPVPGPTGHPHPGTAG, from the coding sequence ATGGACGTCAGGCGCATCATCCGCGGGCCCATCTTCTGGGTCGTGCTCGCCGTCGTGCTGGTGCTCGTCGGTTCCAACCTCGTGTCCGGGATCGGCGGGCCGACGCAGGTCGACACCAGCCAGGCGATCACGGAGATCCAGCAGAACCAGGTGTCCCAGGCGACTCTCGTGGACCGCGAGCAGCGCCTGGAGCTCGTGCTGACCAACGGCGACAAGCAGACGACCCAGTTCATCAACGGGCAGGGAGTCCGGCTGCAGGAGTTGCTGCAGTCCAAGGTGGACGCCGGCCAGTTGACCAGCTACAAGGTCACCGTTCCGCAGGACAGCGTCCTGGTGACGCTCCTGGTCTCGCTGTTGCCGATCGCGATCATCGTGCTGCTGCTGTTCTTCTTCATGAGCCAGATGCAGGGCGGCGGCAACCGGATCATGAACTTCGGGAAGTCCAAGGCGAAGGCCCTCAACAAGGACATGCCGAAGACGACCTTCGCCGACGTCGCCGGGGCGGAGGAGGCCGTGGAAGAACTGCAGGAGATCAAGGAGTTCCTGCAGGAGCCGGCCCGGTTCCAGGCGGTCGGGGCGAAGATTCCCAAGGGCGTGCTGCTGTACGGCCCGCCCGGCACCGGCAAGACGCTGCTGGCCCGGGCGGTCGCCGGCGAGGCCGGCGTGCCGTTCTTCTCGATCTCCGGCTCGGACTTCGTCGAGATGTTCGTCGGTGTCGGCGCCAGCCGGGTTCGTGACCTGTTCGAGCAGGCGAAGGCCAGCGCCCCGGCGATCGTGTTCGTCGACGAGATCGACGCCGTCGGCCGCCACCGCGGCGCAGGCTTGGGCGGCGGGCACGACGAGCGGGAGCAGACGCTCAACCAGCTGCTGGTCGAGATGGACGGCTTCGACGTGGCCGGCGGCGTCATCCTCATCGCCGCGACGAACCGGCCCGACATCCTCGACCCGGCGTTGCTGCGGCCGGGCCGGTTCGACCGGCAGATCGCCGTCGAGAGTCCCGACCTGACCGGCCGATTCGCGATCCTGCAGGTTCATGCGCGCGGCAAGCCGCTGGCACCGGGCGTGGACCTCATGGCTGTCGCTCGCCGTACGCCGGGATTCACCGGCGCCGACCTGGCCAACGTGCTCAACGAGGCCGCCCTGCTGACGGCCCGTTCGCACGCCACGCTGATCGACGACCGTGCGCTGGACGAGGCGATCGACCGGGTGATCGCCGGCCCGCAGCGCCGTACCCGGGTGATGGACGACCACGAGAAGAAGATCACGGCGTACCACGAGGGCGGCCACGCCCTGGTCGCCGCGGCGCTGCCGGACAACGACCCGGTGCACAAGATCACGATCCTGCCGCGGGGGCGGGCACTGGGCTACACGATGGTGCTGCCCGACGCCGACCGGTACTCCACGACCCGCAGCCAGATGCTCAACCAGCTCGCGTACATGCTGGGCGGCCGGGCCGCCGAGGAGCTGGTGTTCCACGACCCGACGACCGGGGCGTCCAACGACATCGAGAAGGCCACGTCCGTCGCCCGCGCGATGGTGACGCAGTTCGGGATGACCGAGCGGCTGGGCGCGATCCGCTACGGCCAGGAGCAGGGCGAGGTCTTCCTCGGCCGCGACATGGGCCACGTGCGCGACTACTCGGAGGAGATCGCCGCGGCGATCGACGAAGAGGTCCGCAAGCTGGTCGACACCGCGCACCACGAGGCCTACGAGGTGCTGGTCGCCAACCGCGACGTGCTCGACCACCTCGTGCTGGAGCTGCTGGAGAAGGAGACGTTGGACAAGGCCGACGTGGAGCGCATCTTCGCGCCCGTCGTCGTCCGGGACACCCGGCCGGCCTGGACCGGTTCGACCCGCCGGCGGCCGTCCGACCGCGGTCCGGTGCTCACCCCGCGCGAGCGGCTGGCCGACCAGGGCGGCGCCGCCGCCCACGGCACTCCGGTGAACGGCACTCCGGCGAACGGCAGTACGGAGGGCGCCGGCAGTACGACGGCCAGCGGCGCTCCGGCCAGCGGCGCGCCGGCCAACGGGAGTGCCCCGGCGCCGACCGGTCCGGTACCGGGCCCCACTGGACACCCGCACCCCGGCACGGCGGGATGA
- the tilS gene encoding tRNA lysidine(34) synthetase TilS, whose product MVAVTPAGPGGSPGSPQGAVRAAVRAGLADLPPGAVVLVACSGGADSLALAAATAAVRPGSGAVVVDHGLQDGSAAVAQLAASQCAGLGLAPVDVVSVQVAAGPGSGGPEAAARAARHQALISAAQRHGAAAVLLAHSRDDQAETVLLGLARGSGARSLAGMAPVAGLLRRPLLGLPRSVLRAAVQAAGLQPWDDPHNADARYARVRVRDRALPVLTAELGPAVVAALARSADLLRADADALDDWAAEVAGRALVAGRARVAAPPAASRADTVGVVLDCAVLAAVPVAVRSRVLLAAAREAGAPAGALTAGHVGRLDALVVAWRGQGPVALPGAVCASRACGRLTLRRQPQPD is encoded by the coding sequence ATGGTCGCCGTCACCCCGGCCGGCCCCGGCGGGTCGCCGGGAAGCCCGCAAGGCGCAGTCCGCGCCGCGGTCCGCGCGGGACTGGCCGACCTGCCGCCCGGGGCGGTGGTGCTCGTGGCGTGTTCGGGCGGCGCGGACTCGCTGGCGTTGGCCGCGGCGACGGCGGCGGTACGGCCGGGGTCGGGTGCGGTCGTCGTCGACCACGGCCTGCAGGACGGGTCGGCCGCGGTGGCGCAACTGGCCGCGTCGCAGTGCGCCGGGCTCGGTTTGGCGCCGGTCGACGTCGTCTCGGTCCAGGTGGCGGCCGGGCCCGGCTCGGGTGGGCCGGAGGCTGCCGCGCGCGCGGCGCGCCACCAGGCGCTGATCTCGGCCGCGCAACGCCACGGTGCCGCGGCCGTGCTGCTGGCCCACAGTCGCGACGACCAGGCCGAGACGGTGCTGCTCGGTCTGGCGCGCGGGTCGGGGGCGCGGTCGTTGGCCGGCATGGCGCCGGTCGCCGGGCTGCTGCGACGGCCGCTGCTGGGGCTGCCTCGCTCGGTGCTGCGCGCCGCGGTGCAGGCCGCGGGCCTGCAGCCGTGGGACGACCCGCACAACGCCGACGCGCGCTATGCCCGGGTGCGGGTCCGCGACCGGGCCCTGCCGGTCCTCACCGCCGAACTGGGTCCGGCGGTGGTGGCGGCGCTGGCCCGGTCGGCCGACCTGTTGCGGGCCGACGCCGACGCGCTCGACGACTGGGCCGCGGAGGTCGCCGGACGAGCGCTGGTCGCCGGACGAGCCCGGGTCGCCGCGCCGCCCGCGGCGAGCCGGGCGGACACGGTCGGCGTCGTCCTCGATTGCGCCGTCCTGGCCGCGGTACCGGTTGCGGTCCGCTCCCGGGTCCTGCTCGCCGCTGCCCGCGAGGCCGGCGCGCCAGCCGGTGCGCTGACGGCCGGTCACGTCGGTCGGCTCGACGCGCTCGTCGTCGCGTGGCGGGGGCAGGGACCGGTCGCTCTGCCGGGTGCTGTCTGCGCGTCACGCGCGTGTGGCAGGCTGACGCTGCGCCGGCAGCCGCAGCCTGACTGA